A genome region from Streptomyces antimycoticus includes the following:
- a CDS encoding Gfo/Idh/MocA family protein produces MSSIRLAVIGCGAAARACHLPALPQVTGARLTALVDPDAAHAEGAFQVYREYGGSGSPQPATSWQEALGSFDAAVVAVPHTRHAQLADDLLRHGKHVLMEKPMTTSPADAEMLLKTAADHPGTVLAMAHPRRLFPAYAWVHRLIRNGALGTVKRVHWTEGHPYSWEPVTWSMFDRRLAHGGVLTDTGSHVFDSLFWWLGEDMTLMDHQDDAMGGLDSDSRTWLRFGTVDVIVELSRLRPLGTCCTITGTEAEVTIGTDFPAGECTLVTRSGEVLHRGDVAPIAPAQGEWEALFVEQLENFAAACGPQAVAPYSTAEDGKRVVDLIDACYHGPARRAAPQPWTVNRTRSAA; encoded by the coding sequence ATGTCTTCCATACGCCTGGCCGTGATCGGCTGTGGCGCCGCCGCGCGGGCCTGCCATCTGCCCGCGCTTCCCCAGGTCACCGGCGCCCGGCTCACCGCCCTGGTGGACCCCGACGCGGCGCACGCCGAGGGGGCGTTCCAGGTCTACCGCGAGTACGGCGGGAGCGGTTCCCCGCAGCCGGCCACCAGTTGGCAGGAGGCGCTCGGGTCGTTCGACGCGGCGGTGGTCGCCGTGCCGCACACCCGGCACGCCCAGCTCGCCGACGACCTCCTGCGGCACGGCAAGCACGTGCTCATGGAGAAGCCCATGACCACCTCGCCCGCCGACGCCGAGATGCTGCTGAAGACCGCGGCAGACCACCCGGGCACCGTGCTGGCCATGGCCCATCCGCGCCGGTTGTTCCCCGCGTACGCCTGGGTGCACCGGCTGATCCGCAACGGCGCGCTGGGCACCGTCAAGCGCGTGCACTGGACCGAGGGCCACCCCTACAGCTGGGAGCCGGTCACCTGGTCCATGTTCGACCGCAGACTGGCCCACGGCGGTGTGCTCACGGACACCGGCTCGCATGTCTTCGACAGCCTGTTCTGGTGGCTGGGCGAGGACATGACCCTGATGGACCATCAGGACGACGCTATGGGCGGTTTGGACAGCGACAGCCGGACCTGGCTGCGGTTCGGCACGGTCGACGTCATCGTCGAACTCAGCCGGCTGCGCCCGCTCGGCACCTGCTGCACCATCACCGGCACCGAGGCCGAGGTGACCATCGGCACCGACTTCCCCGCCGGGGAGTGCACCCTGGTCACCCGCTCCGGTGAGGTCCTGCACCGCGGAGACGTCGCCCCCATCGCCCCCGCTCAGGGCGAGTGGGAGGCCCTGTTCGTCGAGCAGTTGGAGAACTTCGCCGCGGCCTGCGGCCCGCAGGCCGTCGCGCCCTACTCCACGGCCGAGGACGGCAAACGGGTCGTGGACCTGATCGACGCCTGTTACCACGGCCCGGCCCGGCGCGCCGCGCCCCAGCCGTGGACCGTCAACCGGACGAGGAGTGCGGCATGA
- a CDS encoding NAD-dependent epimerase/dehydratase family protein, with translation MSELTEFSGSAGGQIAVTGASGFIGGRVVERLILGTDAEVRPVVRGFGRAARLAPLPQDRLGFRVADLTDAPALGRALEGCDTVVHCAFGSSGEVDERWAATVDGTARLLAAARAAGVRRVVHLSTVDVYAPTEGAFDEEAPARAVDSADREYEQQKLAAERLALAAAGEGMDVVVLQPGVVYGPWGGQWTTAQLERPAADFAVLPSGADGGVCNAVYVDDVADAVLAACHRPDAAGGRFLLAAEELTTWGGFFDHIRSIRGLTAAPADASEAAVPDWEAELYRATGRVTSDRAARALGVRCTTTLDAGMALTAAWAEWIGLGRTREGRAA, from the coding sequence ATGAGCGAGCTGACGGAGTTCTCCGGGTCGGCCGGCGGCCAAATCGCGGTCACCGGCGCCAGCGGCTTTATCGGCGGCCGCGTCGTGGAGCGGCTGATCCTGGGCACCGACGCCGAAGTACGCCCGGTGGTGCGCGGCTTCGGACGGGCCGCCAGGCTCGCCCCGCTGCCGCAGGACCGGCTCGGCTTCCGGGTCGCCGACCTCACCGACGCGCCGGCGCTCGGCCGTGCCCTAGAGGGTTGCGACACCGTCGTGCACTGCGCGTTCGGCAGTTCCGGCGAGGTCGACGAGCGCTGGGCGGCCACCGTGGACGGCACCGCGCGCCTGCTGGCCGCCGCCCGGGCCGCAGGGGTACGCCGGGTGGTCCACCTCAGTACCGTCGACGTGTACGCGCCGACCGAGGGAGCGTTCGACGAGGAGGCTCCGGCCCGGGCCGTCGACTCCGCCGACCGCGAGTACGAGCAACAGAAGCTCGCCGCTGAGCGGCTCGCCCTCGCCGCGGCCGGCGAGGGGATGGACGTCGTCGTCCTCCAGCCCGGCGTGGTGTACGGACCGTGGGGCGGCCAGTGGACCACCGCTCAACTCGAGCGGCCCGCCGCAGACTTCGCGGTCCTGCCGTCCGGCGCGGACGGCGGCGTGTGCAACGCCGTCTATGTGGACGACGTGGCTGACGCGGTCCTCGCCGCCTGCCACCGCCCCGACGCCGCCGGTGGGCGGTTCCTCCTCGCGGCCGAGGAGCTCACCACCTGGGGCGGGTTCTTCGACCACATCCGGTCGATCCGGGGGCTGACCGCGGCACCCGCGGACGCGTCCGAGGCGGCGGTGCCCGACTGGGAGGCCGAACTGTACCGCGCCACTGGGCGGGTCACCTCCGACCGGGCCGCCCGCGCCCTCGGGGTGCGCTGCACCACCACCCTGGACGCGGGCATGGCGCTGACCGCCGCCTGGGCCGAGTGGATCGGCCTGGGCCGCACCCGCGAGGGCAGGGCCGCATGA